A genomic stretch from Streptomyces venezuelae ATCC 10712 includes:
- a CDS encoding bifunctional 3-phenylpropionate/cinnamic acid dioxygenase ferredoxin subunit: MAFVRVCTLSELEADTPKRVEVDGTPVSVVRTEGEVFAINDICSHANVSLSEGEVEDCAIECWLHGSSFDLRTGKPSGLPATRPVPVYPVKIEGDDVLVSVTQES; the protein is encoded by the coding sequence ATGGCCTTCGTCCGAGTCTGCACGCTGAGCGAGCTGGAGGCCGACACCCCGAAGCGGGTCGAGGTCGACGGCACGCCGGTGTCGGTCGTGCGCACCGAGGGCGAGGTGTTCGCGATCAACGACATCTGCTCGCACGCGAACGTCTCCCTCTCGGAGGGCGAGGTCGAGGACTGCGCCATCGAGTGCTGGCTGCACGGCTCCAGCTTCGACCTGCGCACCGGCAAGCCCTCCGGCCTTCCCGCGACGCGTCCCGTCCCCGTATACCCCGTAAAGATCGAAGGGGACGATGTGCTCGTCTCCGTCACCCAGGAGTCCTGA
- the sufD gene encoding Fe-S cluster assembly protein SufD, with the protein MAEAQNIPAGSTTAGSIAVAAESTVATRMSAPPSFDVADFPVPHGREEEWRFTPLARLRGLHDGTAVASGEGVKVEIEAPEGVTVETVGRDDERLGKAGTPVDRVAAQAYSSFEKASVVTVAKEAVLTEPIRVTVHGEGGVAFGHQVIELGAFAEAVVVIDHTGDAVLAANVDYVLGDGAKLTVVSVQDWDEKAVHVAQHNALVGRDASFKSVVVTFGGDVVRIHPRVSYAAPGGEAELFGLYFTDAGQHQEHRLLVDHNTPHCKSNVAYKGALQGQDAHAVWIGDVLIQAAAEGTDTYELNRNLVLTDGARVDSVPNLEIETGEIAGAGHASATGRFDDEQLFYLMSRGIPQAEARRLVVRGFFAELVQQIGLPDVEERLIAKIEAELEASV; encoded by the coding sequence ATGGCTGAGGCTCAGAACATCCCCGCGGGCTCGACCACCGCGGGCTCGATCGCGGTGGCCGCCGAGTCCACCGTCGCCACGCGCATGAGCGCGCCCCCGTCCTTCGACGTCGCGGACTTCCCCGTCCCGCACGGCCGCGAGGAGGAGTGGCGGTTCACCCCGCTCGCGCGCCTCCGTGGCCTGCACGACGGAACCGCCGTCGCCTCCGGCGAGGGCGTCAAGGTCGAGATCGAGGCCCCCGAGGGCGTCACCGTGGAGACCGTCGGCCGCGACGACGAGCGGCTCGGCAAGGCCGGTACGCCCGTCGACCGCGTCGCGGCCCAGGCGTACTCCTCCTTCGAGAAGGCCTCGGTCGTCACCGTCGCCAAGGAGGCCGTGCTCACCGAGCCGATCCGCGTCACCGTGCACGGTGAGGGCGGCGTCGCCTTCGGCCACCAGGTCATCGAGCTCGGCGCCTTCGCCGAGGCCGTCGTGGTCATCGACCACACCGGTGACGCGGTGCTCGCCGCCAACGTCGACTACGTCCTCGGCGACGGCGCCAAGCTGACCGTCGTCTCCGTCCAGGACTGGGACGAGAAGGCCGTCCACGTCGCCCAGCACAACGCGCTGGTCGGCCGCGACGCCTCCTTCAAGTCGGTCGTCGTCACCTTCGGCGGCGACGTCGTCCGCATCCACCCGCGCGTCTCCTACGCGGCGCCGGGCGGCGAGGCCGAGCTCTTCGGCCTGTACTTCACCGACGCGGGCCAGCACCAGGAGCACCGCCTCCTGGTCGACCACAACACCCCGCACTGCAAGTCCAACGTGGCCTACAAGGGCGCGCTGCAGGGCCAGGACGCGCACGCCGTCTGGATCGGCGACGTGCTCATCCAGGCCGCCGCCGAGGGCACCGACACGTACGAGCTCAACCGGAACCTGGTCCTCACGGACGGCGCCCGGGTCGACTCCGTACCGAACCTGGAGATCGAGACCGGCGAGATCGCCGGCGCCGGTCACGCCTCGGCCACCGGCCGGTTCGACGACGAGCAGCTCTTCTACCTGATGTCCCGCGGCATCCCGCAGGCCGAGGCCCGTCGCCTCGTCGTCCGCGGCTTCTTCGCGGAACTCGTCCAGCAGATCGGTCTGCCGGACGTCGAGGAGCGCCTCATCGCCAAGATCGAGGCCGAGCTGGAGGCCTCCGTCTGA